A single genomic interval of Piliocolobus tephrosceles isolate RC106 chromosome 7, ASM277652v3, whole genome shotgun sequence harbors:
- the MRPL15 gene encoding 39S ribosomal protein L15, mitochondrial, whose amino-acid sequence MAGPLHGGRARALDLLRGLPRVSLANLKPNPGSKKPERRPRGRRRGRKCGRGHKGERQRGTRPRLGFEGGQTPFYIRIPKYGFNEGHSFRRQYKPLSLNRLQYLIDLGRVDPTQPIDLTQLVNGRGVTIQPLKRDYGVQLVEEGADTFTAKVNIEVQLASELAIAAIEKNGGVVTTAFYDPRSLDIVCKPVPFFLRGQPIPKRMLPPEELVPYYTDAKNRGYLADPAKFPEARLELARKYGYILPDITKDELFKMLCTRKDPRQIFFGLAPGWVVNMTDKKILKPTDENLLKYYSS is encoded by the exons ATGGCCGGTCCTTTGCACGGCGGTCGGGCCCGGGCCCTGGACCTACTCCGGGGCCTGCCGCGTGTGAGCCTGGCCAACTTAAAGCCGAATCCTGGCTCCAAGAAACCG GAGAGACGACCAAGAGGTCGGAGAAGAGGTAGAAAATGTGGCAGAGGCCATAAAGGAGAAAGGCAAAGAGGAACCCGGCCCCGCCTGGGCTTTGAGGGAGGCCAGACTCCATTTTACATCCGAATCCCAAAATACGGGTTTAACGAAGGACATAG tttcagaCGCCAGTATAAGCCTTTGAGTCTCAATAGGCTGCAATATCTGATTGATTTGGGTCGTGTTGATCCTACTCAACCTATTGACTTAACCCAGCTTGTCAATGGGAGAGGTGTGACCATCCAGCCACTTAAAAGGGATTATGGTGTCCAACTGGTTGAGGAG GGTGCTGACACCTTTACGGCGAAAGTTAATATTGAAGTACAGTTGGCTTCAGAACTGGCTATTGCTGCCATAGAAAAAAATGGTGGTGTTGTTACTACAGCCTTCTATGATCCAAGAAGTCTGG acaTTGTATGCAAACCTGTTCCATTCTTTCTTCGTGGACAACCCATTCCAAAAAGAATGCTTCCACCAGAAGAACTGGTGCCATATTACACTGATGCAAAGAATCGTGGGTACCTGGCGGATCCTGCCAAATTTCCTGAAGCACGACTTGAACTCGCCAGGAAGTATGGTTATATCTTACCTGATATCACTAAAGATGAACTCTTCAAAATGCTCTGTACTAGGAAGGATCCAAGACAGATTTTCTTTGGTCTTGCTCCAGGATGGGTGGTGAATATGACCGATAAGAAAATCCTAAAACCTACAGATGAAAATCTCCTTAAGTATTATAGCTCATGA